In Halobaculum magnesiiphilum, the following proteins share a genomic window:
- a CDS encoding DUF5830 family protein — protein MPSDDDTPARTREETVALGVELLEHLEDDELPLPELIDRLETVTTSPAVTREVLDEAERRGVIDREDAVVRVHGSGFVRFDSQVIRREGDFSCRRCGAGITTGHFVRLDAGELGPFGSSCIRKVTGREE, from the coding sequence GTGCCCTCGGACGACGACACGCCCGCCCGAACTCGCGAGGAGACGGTCGCACTCGGCGTGGAGCTGCTGGAGCACCTCGAGGACGACGAGCTCCCGCTCCCCGAACTGATCGACCGGCTGGAGACCGTAACGACGAGCCCCGCGGTCACCCGTGAGGTGCTCGATGAGGCGGAACGCCGCGGAGTCATCGACCGCGAGGACGCGGTGGTTCGGGTCCACGGCTCCGGGTTCGTCCGGTTCGACTCGCAGGTGATCCGCCGGGAGGGCGACTTCTCGTGTCGCCGCTGCGGGGCGGGGATCACGACCGGCCACTTCGTCCGGCTCGACGCGGGGGAACTCGGGCCGTTCGGCTCCTCGTGTATCCGGAAGGTGACCGGGCGCGAGGAGTGA
- a CDS encoding TVP38/TMEM64 family protein: protein MNRRALVGGLVAGAVVVAAVLSSPNAVFDRIAWVTAEPWRLVAVLAALAVVRPLLAWPVTLLAVVAGYGLGLSAIPLSLAAMVTTSVPPYLFARRGRDAGDALAGGDRVSTAVNGLLDRAVGAGERAVSVAGGTRSVAASRLLPFPSDAVSVAAGLAGVRAGPFVLGSAVGELPWAIAGTVAGASAGRVAEVGLDGVIDPWLIGTAALGGLLLLAGPAYRHYRSASI, encoded by the coding sequence GTGAATCGTCGCGCGCTCGTCGGCGGCCTCGTCGCCGGCGCGGTGGTGGTCGCCGCCGTCCTCTCGTCCCCGAACGCCGTGTTCGACCGGATCGCGTGGGTCACCGCCGAGCCGTGGCGGCTCGTCGCAGTGCTGGCCGCGCTCGCGGTCGTTCGCCCGTTGCTCGCGTGGCCGGTGACGCTGTTGGCGGTCGTCGCCGGCTACGGCCTGGGCCTGTCGGCGATCCCGCTGTCGCTCGCCGCGATGGTGACGACCTCGGTCCCGCCGTACCTGTTCGCCAGACGCGGGCGCGACGCGGGCGACGCCCTCGCCGGCGGCGACAGGGTCTCGACGGCCGTCAACGGCCTCCTCGATCGCGCCGTCGGCGCCGGCGAGCGCGCCGTCTCCGTCGCCGGGGGCACCCGGTCGGTCGCCGCCTCCCGGCTCCTCCCGTTCCCCTCCGACGCCGTGTCCGTCGCCGCCGGGCTCGCCGGCGTCCGCGCCGGGCCGTTCGTTCTCGGGAGCGCCGTGGGGGAGCTCCCGTGGGCGATCGCCGGCACCGTCGCGGGCGCCTCCGCCGGGCGTGTCGCCGAGGTCGGACTCGACGGGGTGATCGACCCGTGGTTGATCGGGACGGCGGCGCTGGGCGGGCTCCTCCTGCTCGCGGGGCCGGCCTACCGGCACTACCGCTCGGCGTCGATCTGA
- a CDS encoding GNAT family N-acetyltransferase has translation MTVRSGRPPDEPAIRTLQRLLREPSPTLRSHALRTGDALVEETADGAVVGYLLPVAGDGVHVAELAVHPAHRREGRATRLLRELIARADGSVTLLVAADNDGARRLYESLGFRPTARRPGFYDDGTDAILLAREPAD, from the coding sequence GTGACGGTTCGATCCGGGCGGCCGCCCGACGAGCCGGCGATTCGAACGCTGCAGCGACTGCTCCGCGAGCCGAGCCCGACGCTGCGCTCGCACGCCCTGCGAACCGGCGACGCGCTCGTCGAGGAGACGGCCGACGGCGCCGTCGTCGGGTACCTGCTCCCGGTCGCCGGCGACGGCGTTCACGTCGCCGAGCTCGCCGTCCATCCCGCCCACAGGCGGGAGGGGCGAGCGACCCGGCTCCTCCGGGAACTCATCGCCCGCGCCGACGGCAGCGTCACGCTCCTCGTCGCCGCCGACAACGACGGCGCGAGGCGCCTGTACGAGTCTCTCGGGTTTCGCCCCACCGCACGGCGCCCGGGCTTCTACGACGACGGGACGGACGCGATACTGCTGGCTCGCGAGCCGGCGGACTAG
- a CDS encoding DUF92 domain-containing protein, with amino-acid sequence MRHRLRRAGGFAVVASAVLAAPALGPAAAAPFAAVAVLAAFVVEEGRFFELFARPGDYEDRRLNGLAGFALAATALGVLTALPQSPMPVTVYAASVLSLAYGVLGREFVRESTSDEFATTTAFTVTAFAAATVGQAAVAVAAGSFAVGALPTYVFLAATAALVAALLRSVLFPRDDPIVVVSVGFLLWLLSALVAAGGVVVTPALVAVGLALTVGLGVVSYVLETASVSGMLTGVLLSFATVVLGGLGWFLVLISFFAIGGLAAKFRFEEKDSRGVAEGNDGARGAGNVLGNAGVALCAVLAFAAARAVLPDTAVPTLIAFAFAGSVAAAMADTLSSEFGGLFDAPRLVTTLRPVDPGTDGAVTWQGEVAGIAGAGLVAALAALAMPLGGSATPGGLAVPAAASATVAVPVAAAVTGAGFVGMTVDSLLGATVEGDRIGNQGVNTLATLSGALAAVALSVATGAAAAPSPAALASVVDALASVATIVLQAPPFPACSPLSPL; translated from the coding sequence GTGAGACACCGACTCCGGCGTGCGGGGGGATTCGCCGTCGTCGCCTCCGCGGTGTTGGCCGCGCCGGCGCTGGGGCCGGCCGCCGCCGCGCCCTTCGCCGCCGTCGCCGTCCTCGCTGCGTTCGTCGTCGAGGAGGGTCGGTTCTTCGAGCTGTTCGCCCGGCCGGGCGACTACGAGGACCGCCGCCTCAACGGGCTCGCCGGGTTCGCGCTCGCGGCGACCGCCCTCGGCGTGTTGACGGCGCTCCCGCAGTCGCCGATGCCGGTCACCGTGTACGCCGCGAGCGTCCTCTCGCTGGCGTACGGCGTCCTCGGCCGCGAGTTCGTCCGCGAGTCCACGAGCGACGAGTTCGCCACGACGACCGCGTTCACCGTCACGGCGTTCGCGGCCGCGACGGTCGGCCAAGCCGCCGTCGCGGTCGCCGCCGGGTCCTTCGCCGTCGGGGCGCTCCCGACGTACGTCTTCCTCGCGGCGACGGCCGCGCTGGTCGCCGCGCTCCTCCGCTCGGTGCTGTTCCCTCGGGACGACCCGATCGTGGTCGTGTCGGTCGGGTTCCTCCTGTGGCTGCTGTCGGCGCTCGTCGCCGCCGGCGGGGTCGTCGTCACGCCGGCGCTCGTGGCCGTCGGGCTCGCGCTGACCGTCGGGCTCGGCGTCGTCTCGTACGTGCTCGAGACCGCGTCCGTCTCGGGGATGTTGACGGGCGTATTGCTGAGCTTCGCGACGGTCGTGCTCGGCGGGCTCGGTTGGTTCCTCGTGCTCATCTCGTTTTTCGCCATCGGCGGGCTCGCCGCGAAGTTCCGCTTCGAGGAGAAGGACAGCCGCGGCGTCGCCGAGGGCAACGACGGCGCCCGCGGCGCCGGCAACGTCCTCGGCAACGCCGGGGTCGCGCTGTGTGCGGTGCTGGCGTTCGCGGCCGCCAGGGCGGTCCTCCCGGACACCGCCGTGCCGACGCTGATCGCGTTCGCGTTCGCCGGCTCGGTCGCGGCGGCGATGGCCGACACGCTCTCCTCGGAGTTCGGCGGGCTGTTCGACGCGCCGCGGCTGGTGACGACGCTGCGGCCGGTCGACCCCGGCACCGACGGGGCGGTCACCTGGCAGGGCGAGGTCGCGGGGATCGCCGGGGCCGGGCTGGTCGCCGCGCTCGCGGCGCTGGCGATGCCGCTGGGCGGGTCCGCGACGCCGGGCGGCCTCGCGGTCCCGGCGGCCGCGAGCGCGACGGTCGCGGTCCCCGTGGCCGCCGCCGTCACCGGCGCCGGGTTCGTCGGCATGACCGTCGACAGCCTGCTCGGCGCGACCGTCGAGGGCGACCGGATCGGGAACCAGGGGGTGAACACGCTCGCGACGCTGTCGGGCGCGCTCGCGGCCGTCGCCCTCTCGGTCGCCACCGGCGCCGCCGCGGCGCCGTCGCCGGCGGCGCTCGCGTCGGTCGTGGACGCCCTCGCGTCGGTCGCGACGATCGTCCTCCAGGCGCCGCCGTTCCCGGCGTGCTCGCCGCTCTCGCCGCTGTGA
- a CDS encoding undecaprenyl diphosphate synthase family protein, translating into MGLYDAYLGVRHRRNPGDPPAHVALVITERDLLEQGAYDTLESFLGWAFEYGAERVTVSVSVLDEAVVDTLARELADVTAPRSIAVRTPDDTARADAPIRVNIGLGGKREFAAAVRDIAEAVEAGELAPDEIAEADIEDRLIFPEEPDLVIKTGAERLSDFLIWQSVYSELYFTDVNWRDFRKRDYLRAVLDYQNRQRRFGK; encoded by the coding sequence GTGGGACTCTACGACGCGTACCTCGGCGTACGCCACCGGCGCAACCCGGGCGACCCGCCCGCCCACGTCGCGCTCGTCATCACCGAGCGCGACCTGCTCGAACAGGGCGCCTACGACACGCTGGAGTCGTTCCTCGGCTGGGCGTTCGAGTACGGCGCCGAGCGCGTCACCGTCTCCGTCTCCGTGCTCGACGAGGCGGTCGTCGACACCCTCGCTCGCGAGCTGGCGGACGTTACCGCCCCCCGTTCGATCGCGGTTCGCACGCCCGACGACACCGCCCGCGCGGACGCGCCGATCCGGGTGAACATCGGCCTCGGCGGCAAGCGGGAGTTCGCCGCCGCCGTCCGCGACATCGCCGAGGCCGTCGAGGCCGGCGAGCTCGCCCCTGACGAGATCGCCGAGGCCGACATCGAGGACCGCCTGATCTTCCCCGAGGAGCCGGATCTGGTGATCAAGACGGGCGCCGAACGGCTCTCCGATTTCCTCATCTGGCAGTCCGTCTACTCGGAGCTGTACTTCACCGACGTGAACTGGCGGGACTTCCGGAAACGGGACTACCTGCGGGCGGTGCTGGACTACCAGAACCGCCAGCGGCGGTTCGGGAAATAA
- the uppS gene encoding polyprenyl diphosphate synthase, whose translation MRSRLATLFDSTYERVLRREIGEGPDHVAIIQDGNRRYARSRGDDAHDGYHAGADTTERVLDWCADLGIEELTLYAFSTENFDRPAEQRETLFDLLEDKLREFADADRVHEQGVCIRALGDVERLPSRVRDAVEYAEGRTAGYDEFTLNIALAYGGRNELLGAVRAVARDVADGDLAADDVGVAEVESRLYRRPVRDVDLIIRTGGDERTSNFLPWHANGNEAAAYFCSPYWPEFSKVDFLRSIRTYEAREESWRRTRAKRAAALVRSLAAVELDEARTVAGRLRERLPGEATDEELTEALEVDGAGTRETAD comes from the coding sequence CTGCGCTCGCGTCTCGCGACCCTGTTCGACAGTACCTACGAGCGCGTGCTGCGCCGGGAGATCGGCGAGGGGCCCGACCACGTCGCCATCATCCAGGACGGGAACCGCCGGTACGCCCGCAGCCGCGGCGACGACGCGCACGACGGCTACCACGCCGGGGCCGACACGACCGAGCGGGTGCTCGACTGGTGTGCGGACCTCGGAATCGAGGAGCTCACGCTGTACGCCTTCTCGACGGAGAACTTCGACCGACCGGCCGAACAGCGGGAGACGCTGTTCGACCTGCTGGAGGACAAGCTCCGCGAGTTCGCCGACGCCGACCGCGTCCACGAGCAGGGCGTGTGCATCCGCGCGCTCGGGGACGTGGAACGGCTGCCCTCCCGCGTTCGCGACGCGGTCGAGTACGCCGAGGGCCGGACCGCCGGCTACGACGAGTTCACGCTCAACATCGCGCTGGCGTACGGCGGCCGCAACGAACTGCTCGGGGCGGTTCGCGCGGTCGCCCGCGACGTGGCCGACGGCGATCTGGCGGCCGACGACGTGGGCGTCGCCGAGGTGGAGTCGCGGCTGTACCGCCGGCCCGTCCGCGACGTGGACCTCATCATCAGGACGGGCGGCGACGAGCGCACCTCGAACTTCCTCCCGTGGCACGCCAACGGCAACGAGGCGGCGGCGTACTTCTGCTCGCCGTACTGGCCGGAGTTCTCGAAGGTCGACTTCCTGCGCTCCATTCGAACGTATGAGGCCCGCGAGGAGTCGTGGCGCCGCACCCGCGCGAAGCGGGCGGCCGCGCTCGTTCGGTCGCTCGCGGCCGTCGAGCTGGACGAGGCGCGGACGGTCGCGGGGCGGCTGCGCGAGCGGCTGCCCGGCGAGGCGACCGACGAGGAGTTGACCGAGGCGCTGGAGGTCGACGGCGCGGGGACCCGCGAGACGGCGGACTGA
- a CDS encoding mechanosensitive ion channel family protein, producing MHSVVLQTTLDGLVDTFSGYLTNVIGFLVGFVVTYLVGRFVLIPLVRRVLDRRGFDRTVLSLVDSLMGVIVVVLALSIGFMSAGFPRFLTAAATLGGALALAVGFAAQDLVGNFVAGVFIIKDKPFEVGDWIEWNDNAGRVEDIDLRVSRVRTFDNERVTVPNGELANNAITNPVAYDTLRQKFVFGIGYGDDIDHATDCILEEAEGIDGILDDPAPSVRVTELGDSAVGLQSRFWIDEPDRSDFVRVRSEYVQAVKERFDEEGIDMPYVHRQLTGEVEVLESVAGDDAGGAD from the coding sequence ATGCATTCCGTCGTGTTGCAGACGACCCTCGATGGCCTGGTCGACACGTTCTCCGGCTACCTGACGAACGTGATCGGGTTCCTCGTCGGCTTCGTCGTGACGTACCTCGTCGGTCGGTTCGTGCTGATCCCGCTCGTTCGTCGGGTGTTGGACCGGCGGGGGTTCGACCGGACGGTGTTGAGCCTCGTCGACAGCCTCATGGGTGTGATCGTCGTCGTCCTCGCGCTGTCGATCGGCTTCATGAGCGCCGGCTTCCCCCGGTTCCTGACCGCGGCGGCGACGCTCGGGGGCGCGCTCGCGCTCGCGGTCGGCTTCGCCGCGCAGGACCTCGTCGGCAACTTCGTCGCCGGCGTGTTCATCATCAAGGACAAGCCCTTCGAGGTGGGCGACTGGATCGAGTGGAACGACAACGCCGGGCGCGTCGAGGACATCGACCTGCGCGTCTCGCGCGTCCGCACCTTCGACAACGAGCGCGTCACCGTTCCGAACGGCGAGCTCGCGAACAACGCGATCACCAACCCCGTCGCCTACGACACGCTCCGCCAGAAGTTCGTCTTCGGCATCGGCTACGGCGACGACATCGACCACGCGACCGACTGCATCCTCGAGGAGGCCGAGGGGATCGACGGGATCCTCGACGACCCGGCGCCGTCGGTGCGGGTCACCGAACTGGGCGACTCGGCGGTCGGGCTGCAGAGCCGCTTCTGGATCGACGAGCCCGACCGCAGCGACTTCGTGCGCGTCCGCTCGGAGTACGTGCAGGCGGTGAAGGAGCGCTTCGACGAGGAGGGCATCGACATGCCGTACGTCCACCGGCAGCTCACCGGCGAGGTGGAGGTGCTGGAATCGGTCGCCGGCGACGACGCCGGGGGCGCCGACTGA
- the cofG gene encoding 7,8-didemethyl-8-hydroxy-5-deazariboflavin synthase subunit CofG — MFPGAAEYDLDVTVADEDVERLLSVGPADVSAASELTFARNVFVPLTTACRYTCTYCTYYDVPGEASLLSAEEVRERCRVGADAGCTEALFTFGDKPDARYTAIHDQLAEWGYDSIVGYHERACEIALEEGLLPHSNPGDLTESEFRRLREVNASMGVMLETTADVAAHAGGRRKTPGQRLNTIRAAGEARVPFTTGILVGIGEDWRDRAESLLAIRDLHERYGHVQEVIIQPVVPNERSDYDAPSTDTMRRVTAMARAALPAAVSVQSPPNLAPVGDLLDCGVDDLGGVSPVTDDYVNPDYAWPALEELRAVAEAGGVPLYERLPTHERYLPAEHRRDGFDGEPAPGSWLHERIPEALADGGVHGERFRAVARREGPLSA; from the coding sequence GTGTTCCCGGGCGCCGCGGAGTACGACCTCGACGTGACGGTCGCCGACGAGGACGTCGAGCGCCTGCTGTCCGTCGGCCCCGCGGACGTCTCCGCCGCCTCCGAGTTGACGTTCGCCCGGAACGTGTTCGTCCCGCTGACGACCGCCTGCCGCTACACCTGCACGTACTGCACCTACTACGACGTGCCCGGCGAGGCGAGCCTCCTGTCGGCCGAGGAGGTACGAGAGCGGTGTCGCGTCGGCGCCGACGCCGGCTGCACGGAGGCGCTGTTCACCTTCGGCGACAAGCCGGACGCGCGCTACACCGCGATCCACGACCAGTTGGCCGAGTGGGGCTACGACTCGATCGTCGGTTACCACGAGCGCGCCTGCGAGATCGCCCTGGAGGAGGGGCTGCTCCCGCACTCGAACCCCGGCGACCTGACGGAATCGGAGTTCCGTCGCCTGCGCGAGGTGAACGCCTCGATGGGCGTGATGCTGGAGACGACCGCGGACGTGGCCGCCCACGCCGGCGGCCGGCGAAAGACGCCGGGCCAGCGGCTCAACACGATCCGCGCAGCGGGGGAGGCCCGGGTGCCGTTCACGACGGGGATCCTCGTCGGTATCGGCGAGGACTGGCGCGACCGGGCGGAGTCGCTGCTGGCGATCCGCGACCTCCACGAGCGGTACGGCCACGTGCAGGAGGTGATAATTCAGCCCGTCGTGCCCAACGAGCGCTCCGACTACGACGCGCCCTCGACCGACACGATGCGGCGGGTGACCGCGATGGCCCGCGCCGCGTTGCCCGCGGCGGTGTCGGTGCAGTCGCCGCCGAACCTCGCACCCGTCGGCGACCTGCTCGACTGCGGCGTCGACGACCTGGGCGGCGTCTCGCCGGTGACGGACGACTACGTCAATCCCGACTACGCGTGGCCCGCGCTGGAGGAACTCCGCGCGGTCGCGGAGGCGGGCGGCGTCCCGCTGTACGAGCGGCTCCCGACCCACGAGCGCTACCTCCCCGCCGAGCATCGCCGCGACGGCTTCGACGGCGAGCCCGCGCCGGGGTCGTGGCTTCACGAGCGGATCCCGGAGGCCCTCGCCGACGGGGGCGTCCACGGCGAGCGCTTCCGCGCGGTCGCCCGTCGCGAGGGGCCGCTGTCGGCGTAG
- a CDS encoding alpha/beta hydrolase: MTDIDTTDVEGPHGGQPVRHAGADLADANAAVVMVHGRGATARSILGMAGEFGTDSVAYLAPAAARNTWYPHSFMEETTRNQPYLDSALAFVGRVVDAAADAVGREKVLLLGFSQGACLSSEWLARNADRFGGLVAFSGGLIGPEGTPREYDGDLDGTPAFLGCSDVDPHIPLERVKETTEVLEGLGADVDERIYEGMGHGVNEDELNAAKGMVTSLELAGE, from the coding sequence ATGACCGACATCGACACCACCGACGTCGAGGGCCCCCACGGCGGACAGCCCGTCCGCCACGCCGGCGCCGACCTCGCCGACGCGAACGCGGCGGTCGTGATGGTCCACGGCCGCGGCGCGACCGCCCGCAGCATCCTCGGGATGGCCGGGGAGTTCGGCACCGACTCGGTCGCCTACCTCGCGCCCGCGGCCGCCCGCAACACCTGGTACCCCCACTCGTTCATGGAGGAGACGACGAGGAACCAGCCGTACCTCGACTCCGCGCTCGCGTTCGTCGGGCGCGTCGTCGACGCCGCCGCCGACGCCGTCGGCCGCGAGAAGGTGCTCCTGCTTGGTTTCTCGCAGGGCGCCTGCCTCTCCTCGGAGTGGCTCGCGCGCAACGCCGACCGCTTCGGCGGCCTCGTCGCCTTCTCCGGCGGACTCATCGGCCCGGAGGGCACCCCCCGCGAGTACGACGGCGACCTCGACGGCACGCCCGCGTTCCTCGGCTGCTCGGACGTGGACCCGCACATCCCGCTGGAGCGCGTGAAGGAGACCACCGAGGTGCTGGAAGGGTTGGGCGCCGACGTGGACGAGCGCATCTACGAGGGCATGGGCCACGGCGTCAACGAGGACGAGCTGAACGCCGCGAAGGGGATGGTGACGAGCCTCGAACTCGCCGGCGAGTAG